The Flavobacterium sp. 1 genome contains the following window.
TTTCACAAGGAAAAATTACAGGAGCTATTACAGATGGACAAAATCCGTTACCTGGAGCAAATGTTGCTATCAAAGGTACATCAGCTAGTGCTTCAACGGGTTTTGATGGTAAATTTACTATTGATTCTAACGTGAACTCTGGGCAATTGATTATTTCGTATATTGGTTTTGCAAGCCAAACTGTTGATTTTACTATTTCAAATGGTGTTGCTGATTTAGGGAATATTATTTTGGTATCTTCTAATGAATTAAGTGAAGTAGTGGTTAAAAGTGGGGTTATTGACTTAGCAAAAGACAGAAAAACACCAGTTGCTGTTTCGACAATTAATGCTACTGAGATTCAGGCAAAATTAGGTTCTCAAGAGTTTCCGGAGGTTTTAAAAAACACACCTTCTGTATATGCTTCAAAAGCAGGCGGAGGTTTTGGAGATTCAAGAATTGTTATTCGTGGGTTTGACCAAAAAAACATTGCTGTAATGATTAATGGGGTTCCTGTTAATGATATGGAGGGTGGTTCTGTATATTGGAGTAACTGGGCAGGTTTGTCTGATGTAACTTCTGCAATGCAGGTTCAAAGAGGTTTAGGAGCGTCTAAGCTTGCTATTTCTTCTGTTGGAGGGACTATCAATGTTATTACAAAAACGTCTGATATGAAAGAAGGCGGTTCAGTTTCGTCTAGTTTTGGTAATGATAAATATTTAAAAACACAGGCATCTTACAACACTGGTGTAATGAAAAATGGACTTTCTGCTTCGGTTTTATTCAGTAGAACTGCAGGAGATGGTTATGTTGACGGAACTAAATTTGAAGGCTACAATTATTTTATGGCTTTTGGTTATAAAATCAATGACAAAAACAGTATTCAATTTACTTTTACAGGAGCGCCTCAATGGCACAACCAAAGATCAACTTCTCCTTTGTTAACTGATTTCTTAAAATTTGGAAGTGACGGTAAAACACCAAACATTAAATACAACTCGGATTGGGGTTTAAGAAATGGAGAAGAGGCTAATTTGAAAACAAATTACTACCACAAACCGGTAATGAGCCTTAACTGGGATTATGATATTAACTCAACTACAAAATTTTCAACTGTTGTTTACGGTTCATGGGGTCGTGGTGGAGGATCAACTTCTAATGGTGGTATAAAAGGACAAAATCCATATTCTCCAAATAGTACATTGAGAACTGCAGATGGAATAATTAATTTTGATTTAATTGATGCATGGAACTCAGGACAAACTACTACATTAGGAACTAGAACTAAAATAGCTGATGGATCATACCAAAACAGTACTGATACAGGTAGTAATAAAGTAGGTACAGCTACAGTTATAAATACTACTTCGGGTATTACACAATACTCTTCTGTAAACTCACACAACTGGTATGGAACCGTCTTAAATTTGGATAAAAAATTATCTGATAGTTTTAATATAAACTTTGGAATTGAAGGAAGAACATACACAGCTGTTCACTACCAAACTCTTAATGATTTATTTGGTGCAACTAATTACCTTGATAAAACAAATAAAAGTGCTACTGGTGTTGCAGCTCCAACAGTCTTGTCTACTACTTACGCACCAAGACCAAACGGAAATCCATGGGTAAGTACCGATTATCAAGAGAGATTAGGTTATTCGTATGACAGTAAAGTTAATTACTATGGAGCTTTTTCTCAATTAGAGTATTCAAAAGATAATTTATCTGCTTTTATTCAAGCAGCTGTTTCATCACAAGGTTATAAGAGAGATGATCACTTTAGCTATGCTGCAACAAACCCTCTTTCAAGTACTGATTATGAAAATCTTACAGGAGGTGATGTAAAAGCTGGAGTTAATTATAACATTAACGAACAGCATAATGTTTTTGTTAATGGAGGATTTTATTCTAAACAACCTTTCTTTACATCTGTATATCCTAACTTTCTTTCCGTTGTTAATGATAAGTTAACAAATGAGAAAATTAAAGCTGTCGAACTTGGTTACGGTTTCCGTTCAAGAATTTTCACTGCTAATTTAAATGCATATTATACTACTTGGGATGATAGATTTACAACTGGTACAGATCCTGATGCAGCAACAAACCCTGGAGGACTATATACTTTTTCAGGTGTTAATGAAACACATACAGGGGTAGAATTAGACGTTACAGCTAGACTAATTGATAAGTTAAAACTAAACGGAATGATTTCTATTGGTGATTGGAAATATGATGGAAATGCTACTAGTAATCGTTTTGATAGTTCATATCAACCAGTTGCTGGAGGAACTGCTCAAACTTTATACCTTGATGGTGTAAAAGTTGGAAATGCTGCTCAAACGACAATGGCACTTGGTGCTGCTTACGAAATCTTAAAAGGTCTTAATGCTGATGCAAACCTTAACTATTCTGAAAAACTATACGGAAACATTACTCCGTCAAGTTTTACAAGCGCTACCAACAAAGGTGCTATGGAATTACCTGGTTTTGCGACAACTGACGCTGGTGTATCATACAAATGGGTATTAGGTGAAAAATTAGGAGCATTAAACTTCAGATTTAACGTAAACAACGTTTTTGACAAAATATTTATCAATGAGTCTTTCACAAATTTTTTTGCTGATGACATCAAAACAGCCGCAACAGGAACAACTCCTGCGGTAACTTATGCACAAGCAGGAGCTCTTTATAATGGAGTTGCTACAGTAAATAAAGTGTACTTCGGATATGGAAGAACTTGGAACTTTACTTTGCGTTACGAATTCTAATATAGAATCAATAACGTACAGAAAACCCCAATCGCTTTTTAGTAGATTGGGGTTTTTTTATGACTTTTTTGCTTATATTTGTTTAAATTAAAAAACCATTTATGTATACGATTTTACAAAAATTTCACTCAGGTTGGGCTTATATTGCATTGTTAGTTCTTGTTGTCGCAGTTATTAATGCCATAATAGGAATGTCTTCCAAAAAAGAATTTACTGCCAAAGACAGGAAAATTGCTTTGTTTGGATTAATTGGTATACATGTTCAATTACTGATTGGTTTAATTTTATATTTTGTATCTCCGTTAGGCTTGGCTTCTTTTGGGCAAATGTCTGACAAAGCATTGCGTTTAACTTCATTAGAACATCCCTTAATCAATCTTATCGCTATCGTTTTAATCACTATTGGCTGGTCAAAACATAAAAAAGTAACTACAAGTGAGTCAAAATTTAAAGGCTTCACAATATTTTACGGCTTAGGATTAGTGCTTATTTTGAGCAGAATTCCTTGGTCCTTGTGGTTCTAACCCATTTTTAAAAATCCTGAAAAGGATTTTTTTTTACCCATAATTTTTTTGCTTTCAAAGTTTCACCTAATAAACTATAAATGAAAAAAATAATCACACTTTTATTTTTACTGGCCAATATTGGGATAGTAAGCAGTCAAAGTACTATTATTAACAGCAAAAAATTTTCCATTAATAAAGACACTGTAAAAAAAACTGCTAAAACGGCAGAAAAAGTTGTTGAACCAGTTGCTATCGCCCCAGATACTGTAATTGTTGAAACTGGAAAGTTTGTATTATTTAAAAAAGATGCCCATGCCTCTTATTACCATGATAAATTTAATGGTAAAAAAACGGCTAGCGGAAAACGATTTGACAACAATAAGTTATCAGCCGCGCATCGAAAATTCCCTTTTGGAACTAAACTCCGAATTACCAATGAAGCCAATGGCAAATTTGTAATTGTAGAGGTAATCGACAGAGGTCCTTTTGCAAGAGGAAGAGAAATCGATTTAAGCAAGAAAGCTTTTATGGATATTACTTCCAATAAAAGGGGTGGAGCTGTGATTGTCAAAATCGAAGAGCTGCGAAAGTGATGGCTGTTAGTAATTAGTGAAGAGTGATTAGCTTTTGATTGTTGATGAAATTTAGTATAAAAAATTTCAACTCTACAGCATTTCAAAAAAAGTAAAATTCTATTTTTCTAAGTTACATTTTGCTAATCACCAATTAATCAAGTATTTACCAACTCTTAAACGAATTTTTGCTCAAATAAGCATTGTAATATCTTTTATCATTGGTTACTTCTGTACCAAGCCAAGCGGGTTTTTCGAAAGATTCTGTCTCCGACTGCAGTTCTATTTCAGCCATAATGAGCCCTTCATTTTCGCCATAAAACTCATCAATTTCCACAATATGACTGCCCGATTTGACTTCAAATCGGGTTTTGTCGATTACGCCTGTTTCGCATAAAAGCAATAATTTTTCGGCTTCGTCTAGAGGAATTTCTTTTTCCCATTCAAAACGGGACAAACCGGATTCGTTAGAAATTCCTTTTATGGTCAAAAAACCTTTTTCGCCTTTTATGCGTACTCGAACGGTTCTTTCGGGTACGGAACTCAAATAACCTTGCTTTATTCTGTTTTGATCAATAGCTTCTGCTTTGAATGCATCCGAAGTAACCAAAAATTTCCTTTCTATTTCTGTCATTACATGTGTTTTTAGGAGCTGTTTCCAGCTGTACACTATATTCCCGATTAACAAAAACTACGACAAAAAAGCCTTGTTTTTTTAAATCGGGAGATGCCGTTTCCATCTGGGCTAGTCAGTGCATCAAAGATATTCATTTATTTTTTAACAGTTTCGAGCTTTCATTTTTTTCAAAACGGTTTAAATTTGTAGTATGTCCGAACCGTTTCCACATAGAAAAATTATACACATCGACATGGATGCTTTCTATGCTTCGGTGGAGCAAATGGACAATCCCGAACTGCGCGGAAAACCCATTGCAGTTGGCGGTGCCGAAAATCGGGGAGTGGTTTCGGCAGCCAGTTATGAAGCCCGAAAATTTGGAGTCCGTTCTGCGATAAGCGGTGTTTTGGCCAAAAAAAACTGTCCTGAGCTTATTTTTGTCCGCCCGCGTTTTGATCGATACAAAGAAATCTCAAAAAAAATCCACAAAATATTCCGTGATTATACCGATTTGGTAGAGCCTTTATCCTTAGATGAAGCCTATCTGGATGTTACCAAAAACAAGAAAGGTAATCCCAGTGCCAGTTTATTGGCACAGGAAATAAGGGCTAGAATTTTTAATGAAGTTGGGTTAACGGCTTCGGCGGGAATTTCGGTCAATAAATTTGTGGCCAAAATTGCAAGTGATTACAATAAGCCAAACGGTCAAAAAACGGTTAATCCAGATGAAGTTATTGCTTTCTTAGAACAATTGCCCATTCAAAAATTTTATGGGGTGGGAAAAGTCACTGCCGAAAAAATGTTTCAGCTCGGTATATTTACCGGTATGGATTTGAAATTGAAATCGGTTGAATTTTTAGAAAAACATTTTGGCAAGTCGGGTGGTTTCTATTATAATGTTGTTCGTGGCATTCACAACAGCGAAGTAAAGTCCAACCGGATTACTAAATCAGTTGCTGCCGAACATACTTTTGACATCAATCTTTCTTCCGAAATATTTATGATCGAAAAACTCGAAAAAATAGCGCAGGAATTGGAACGCCGTTTAAAAAAACACCAAATTTCGGGTAAAACCATTACACTGAAAATAAAGTACAGTGATTTTACACAACAAACCCGCAGTAAAACCATGCCTTATTTTATTGCCGATAAATCATTAATTTTTGAAACAGCAAAAGAATTATTATACCAAGAAAGAATGAAAGATTCGGTGCGGCTATTAGGAATTTCATTAAGCAACTTGAATACAGAAATCAAGAAAACAATTGTGGTACAGCTCAAATTTGATTTTTGATTTTTTTTGAGTTACTGAGAGACTAAGTTGCTAAGAAGCTAAGTTTTTTCTTGATTGTGTTTATTTAGGGGCTTAAATTATGAAAAACTTAAACACCTAATATTTGTAGAATTTTTGAAACTGTTTTATTGTTGCTGCTGTTCAATATGGTTTATTTGCTCATTTATTTCTTGTGGCATTTCTTCCAGTTGAACATCATTCATCTCTTCATAATGACGGCCATCTTCATATCCTATAGAAACACTAACGGATAGTGTTTGTCTTGCCAGTCCCTTGAAAGTTCCTTTAATTAAAGTACAATCATAAAAATTTCGGCCAACAGATAGTTTCACGTGGTTGTCCATGGTCCAAATATTATTTGTTGGATCCAGTCCCTGCCAGCCTTGCGTTGGAGAATAAATTTCGACCCAGGCATGAGTGGCTCCTTCGCCTCTGAGCCCGCTTTCGTTAGGGCAGATGTAACCGCTTACATATCTGGAAGGAATACCGGCAGTTCTTAAAAACTGCAGTAAGACATGCGCAAAATCTTGGCAGACACCTTTTTTTAAGACCAAAATTTCATCAATTGTGGTGGCTATATTGGTGATTCCTTTGGTGTAGGTAAAATTGTTAAATATATAAGCATTGCATAATTGAGCAATGGTAATAATTGAGTTATTGGCTATATTAAAGGTTTTCAAAACAGCATCAATATCTTGTTGTTTTGTGATTGTTTCGGGATAGCTAAGTCTTAATAGCGTGATGTCATTATTTTTTTCTTCTTGTAACTCTTTTGCGGTAACATCTTCAAATTCGGGGATTTTTAACGAATGACTCACTCGAACCGTCATTCGAGATTCGATTGTCATTTCATTATGCGCTTCCAGATTATTGAAATTCGCTACACGATTTCCGTAATAATCCCGAAAATATTCTATTTCGGGATCATGCGAAATTAAGAGTTGGTGGTCAAGAACTTCTTGATCCTTAAAGTGATGAGGGAACAAGCGGATTTCGTTTATACTTTCTTTTATGGGCCAGGTGTATTGGTATTTAGTGATATGTATTATTTTAAATATTGCCATAAGATCTAAGTGTAGGAGAAAAATAATTTTGAAAAATCGACAGAAAATTGGTTAAGCTGTGTTTTTGTAGTTTCTAAAACCTCTTCTAATTGTTTGTTTGTCATGTGGTGGTAATCCGTATAGGCTATGTAGCTTTTTAATCTTCCAAATTGATTGTATAATGTTCGGGCTTCACTTAATTCATTGTCTTTTACAAGGCAATCTAAATATTTATTTATTAAGTCTAAAGTAAAGATTACGGAATGCGCAAAATCTTCATTAAAAATAACATGTTCAACGATTTTTCTATTATGCTTAATATTGCTGTAACTTTTGAGATACAATTCATAACCAGATAAGGAAAGCAAGAGCCTTTTCCAGTACATAACATCTTCGTTTCCGTCCAAATCGTAATTAATCGGAATATAATAGGCCTGTGTCATTGATATTGTCTGCAGGCATCGTTCTATTAGTTTGCCGATACTCGAAAAACTCCAGCCAAGTCCTCTTGGCATAGTAACATGCAAAATACCATTATAAAGCAGTAGTTCTTTATTGAGTTTGTTTACAACCTTTAGAGCATCGGAGCTTTCCAGTTTTCTGGGAAGTTCAGGCGAATTCATATAGTGGTAGAGCGAATTGATATGTTCCCAAAGTTCTTTGGTAATTTTATCTTGTGATCCTCTGGCATTTTCACGTGCTTTTACAACCAGATTTTTAACCGAATTATGATTTTGACTGTCGCAAATGATATATTTTAAAACAAAGGCGGTGTCGTTTTGCTTTTCTTCTATTTGATCGTATGTCAAATTAGTGTAATAGTTCAATAATGGCTTGTATCCTTGGCAATCATCGGTTTCTTTATCAAATGACAGAATATAGCTTGTGCTAAGAGTTAGTAACATCCCGTCTGTTCTTTCCATATATCTGTTGAGCCAGAACATCCCGTCTGCAACTCGGCTTAGCATGTTTGCTTTCATTTGAATCGATTTTTGAAATTGAGATAATAGCATTTGATTTTAAGAAATCGCATGATTGTATTTTCTTCTGATGCAGGTATCCAAATGGAATGCATCAGAAGAAATTAAAGGTTATACCAATTCTTTTTTCTAGCATTTGTAAATAATAGGTTCGACTATTGTTTCGAAAATAGATTCTATAATTGGAGCTTGAGAGTCCATTTTAATTGCTATTTCTTTTTTCGTTGAATGATTTGAAACGATTAAAGCTTCTGTGTTGAGTAAAAACATCCCGTTTGTAACTCGACTTGTCATAATTGTTTTCATAGATGCAAAATTCATTGGTTATTGATTATGTTGGAATATTGTCTTTGTTTATTGTTTTTTTAAGGCAATTTCATGGATATGGTTTAAAAATTTAAAAAGTTGAATTTGATTTTCTTTACAAATTGAATGATTTTATTTTCCGATGTCGTGTTTGTAGTTATTTCTAATTTGGGTACAGTCAGCGTTTCAGTAAATTTTATTTTTGCCTTTTTTATTTTTTTTGCTTTTTTTTTACTTGGTTTTATCTCGATATTTATTCCGTCGAAAGGATCTGCAAGCGGATCAAAAATTATATTTTGCGATAGTGTTACACTTGATGTTTCATCATTAGGAACAGCTTTAAATTCTTTAGGTTCAGAATGGTTTAAATGTTCTAAAACCATTTCTGGCAAAAAAGCAAATTTTGTGCTTCCGTTTTTTTCGGGGTTTGTTCTATTCTTTTCCATTTTGATTCATTTTAAAAATTAAAGCGAAATTACTTTATGATCCAAGTGTC
Protein-coding sequences here:
- a CDS encoding septal ring lytic transglycosylase RlpA family protein produces the protein MKKIITLLFLLANIGIVSSQSTIINSKKFSINKDTVKKTAKTAEKVVEPVAIAPDTVIVETGKFVLFKKDAHASYYHDKFNGKKTASGKRFDNNKLSAAHRKFPFGTKLRITNEANGKFVIVEVIDRGPFARGREIDLSKKAFMDITSNKRGGAVIVKIEELRK
- the dinB gene encoding DNA polymerase IV translates to MSEPFPHRKIIHIDMDAFYASVEQMDNPELRGKPIAVGGAENRGVVSAASYEARKFGVRSAISGVLAKKNCPELIFVRPRFDRYKEISKKIHKIFRDYTDLVEPLSLDEAYLDVTKNKKGNPSASLLAQEIRARIFNEVGLTASAGISVNKFVAKIASDYNKPNGQKTVNPDEVIAFLEQLPIQKFYGVGKVTAEKMFQLGIFTGMDLKLKSVEFLEKHFGKSGGFYYNVVRGIHNSEVKSNRITKSVAAEHTFDINLSSEIFMIEKLEKIAQELERRLKKHQISGKTITLKIKYSDFTQQTRSKTMPYFIADKSLIFETAKELLYQERMKDSVRLLGISLSNLNTEIKKTIVVQLKFDF
- a CDS encoding CYTH domain-containing protein produces the protein MTEIERKFLVTSDAFKAEAIDQNRIKQGYLSSVPERTVRVRIKGEKGFLTIKGISNESGLSRFEWEKEIPLDEAEKLLLLCETGVIDKTRFEVKSGSHIVEIDEFYGENEGLIMAEIELQSETESFEKPAWLGTEVTNDKRYYNAYLSKNSFKSW
- a CDS encoding transglutaminase family protein, yielding MAIFKIIHITKYQYTWPIKESINEIRLFPHHFKDQEVLDHQLLISHDPEIEYFRDYYGNRVANFNNLEAHNEMTIESRMTVRVSHSLKIPEFEDVTAKELQEEKNNDITLLRLSYPETITKQQDIDAVLKTFNIANNSIITIAQLCNAYIFNNFTYTKGITNIATTIDEILVLKKGVCQDFAHVLLQFLRTAGIPSRYVSGYICPNESGLRGEGATHAWVEIYSPTQGWQGLDPTNNIWTMDNHVKLSVGRNFYDCTLIKGTFKGLARQTLSVSVSIGYEDGRHYEEMNDVQLEEMPQEINEQINHIEQQQQ
- a CDS encoding TonB-dependent receptor, which gives rise to MKTMKNWLLSGLLFLMVSTVFSQGKITGAITDGQNPLPGANVAIKGTSASASTGFDGKFTIDSNVNSGQLIISYIGFASQTVDFTISNGVADLGNIILVSSNELSEVVVKSGVIDLAKDRKTPVAVSTINATEIQAKLGSQEFPEVLKNTPSVYASKAGGGFGDSRIVIRGFDQKNIAVMINGVPVNDMEGGSVYWSNWAGLSDVTSAMQVQRGLGASKLAISSVGGTINVITKTSDMKEGGSVSSSFGNDKYLKTQASYNTGVMKNGLSASVLFSRTAGDGYVDGTKFEGYNYFMAFGYKINDKNSIQFTFTGAPQWHNQRSTSPLLTDFLKFGSDGKTPNIKYNSDWGLRNGEEANLKTNYYHKPVMSLNWDYDINSTTKFSTVVYGSWGRGGGSTSNGGIKGQNPYSPNSTLRTADGIINFDLIDAWNSGQTTTLGTRTKIADGSYQNSTDTGSNKVGTATVINTTSGITQYSSVNSHNWYGTVLNLDKKLSDSFNINFGIEGRTYTAVHYQTLNDLFGATNYLDKTNKSATGVAAPTVLSTTYAPRPNGNPWVSTDYQERLGYSYDSKVNYYGAFSQLEYSKDNLSAFIQAAVSSQGYKRDDHFSYAATNPLSSTDYENLTGGDVKAGVNYNINEQHNVFVNGGFYSKQPFFTSVYPNFLSVVNDKLTNEKIKAVELGYGFRSRIFTANLNAYYTTWDDRFTTGTDPDAATNPGGLYTFSGVNETHTGVELDVTARLIDKLKLNGMISIGDWKYDGNATSNRFDSSYQPVAGGTAQTLYLDGVKVGNAAQTTMALGAAYEILKGLNADANLNYSEKLYGNITPSSFTSATNKGAMELPGFATTDAGVSYKWVLGEKLGALNFRFNVNNVFDKIFINESFTNFFADDIKTAATGTTPAVTYAQAGALYNGVATVNKVYFGYGRTWNFTLRYEF
- a CDS encoding alpha-E domain-containing protein, which gives rise to MKANMLSRVADGMFWLNRYMERTDGMLLTLSTSYILSFDKETDDCQGYKPLLNYYTNLTYDQIEEKQNDTAFVLKYIICDSQNHNSVKNLVVKARENARGSQDKITKELWEHINSLYHYMNSPELPRKLESSDALKVVNKLNKELLLYNGILHVTMPRGLGWSFSSIGKLIERCLQTISMTQAYYIPINYDLDGNEDVMYWKRLLLSLSGYELYLKSYSNIKHNRKIVEHVIFNEDFAHSVIFTLDLINKYLDCLVKDNELSEARTLYNQFGRLKSYIAYTDYHHMTNKQLEEVLETTKTQLNQFSVDFSKLFFSYT